The Bubalus bubalis isolate 160015118507 breed Murrah chromosome 1, NDDB_SH_1, whole genome shotgun sequence genome includes a region encoding these proteins:
- the LOC112586913 gene encoding keratin-associated protein 10-8-like, whose translation MASSALSVCSSDLSYSSRVCLPGSCDSRTGSSWQVDDCPESCCEPPCCAPSCCAPAPRLSLLCAPVSCESRPCCQPACSSTCLASSCQQSSCQLSCCTSSPCQQACCEPVCCRPVCCTPVYCRPVCCTPVCCRPVCCTPLSCRPVCCTPVCCRPVCCTPLCCRPVCYRPVCCESSPCSSSLCCQPKPCSSVSCKPSSSVSLLCRPVCRPACCVPTSSCQPSCCRPASSVSLLCRPACPRPACCVPTSAPEPCC comes from the coding sequence ATGGCTTCCTCTGCCCTGTCTGTCTGCTCCAGCGACCTGAGCTACAGCAGCCGGGTCTGCCTGCCCGGGTCCTGTGACTCCCGCACCGGCTCCTCCTGGCAGGTGGACGACTGTCCAGAGAGCTGCTGCGAGCCCCCCTGCTGTGCCCCCAGCTGCTGCGCCCCGGCCCCCCGCCTGTCCCTCCTCTGCGCCCCAGTGAGCTGCGAGTCCCGCCCCTGCTGCCAGCCAGCCTGCAGCAGCACCTGCCTGGCCTCGTCCTGCCAGCAGTCTAGCTGCCAGCTCTCCTGCTGCACCTCCTCCCCCTGCCAGCAGGCCTGCTGTGAGCCTGTCTGCTGCAGGCCCGTCTGCTGCACACCTGTCTACTGCAGGCCCGTCTGCTGCACACCTGTCTGCTGCAGGCCTGTCTGCTGCACACCTCTCTCCTGCAGGCCCGTCTGCTGCACACCTGTCTGCTGCAGGCCCGTCTGCTGCACACCTCTCTGCTGCAGGCCTGTCTGCTACAGGCCTGTCTGCTGTGAGTCCTCCCCCTGCTCATCCTCCTTGTGCTGCCAGCCCAAGCCCTGCTCCTCGGTTAGTTGCAAACCCTCCTCCTCCGTGTCCCTCCTCTGCCGTCCTGTGTGCCGCcctgcctgctgtgtgcccaCCTCCTCCTGCCAGCCCAGCTGCTGTCGCCCGGCCTCCAGCGTGTCCCTGCTCTGCCGGCCTGCGTGCCCCCGCCCTGCTTGCTGCGTCCCAACCTCGGCCCCAGAGCCCTGTTGCTGA